A single Triticum dicoccoides isolate Atlit2015 ecotype Zavitan chromosome 2A, WEW_v2.0, whole genome shotgun sequence DNA region contains:
- the LOC119355530 gene encoding uncharacterized protein LOC119355530 isoform X2, with product MPTPTCSLTRRRQPGSTFRSGKSRVRSQIAPWSARVGDSRGEPTSLKIRPASRRWAGPRLQIEQRCKRQPFALLFHVVHLSTSPDFSPSGQQARRSMDDYQGSTHAATGVVARISDGEFVLAAARGYDNIQNPLTAETLAFRDAITEAVKEGWQHVHFETACQIGSGEAKENASNLVPLKGDWYCLVVPSPYDA from the exons ATGCCCACTCCCACCTGCAGCCTGACTCGGAGACGTCAGCCAGGTTCTACTTTCCGTTCCGGTAAATCACGGGTCAGATCTCAGATCGCTCCTTGGTCGGCACGAGTTGGTGACTCCCGAGGTGAACCAAC ATCGCTGAAGATTCGCCCAGCTAGCCGGCGGTGGGCAGGCCCTCGTCTGCAGATCGAGCAGAGGTGCAAGCGGCAGCCCTTTGCCCTGCTCTTTCATGTTGTTCATCTTTCAACATCTCCGGATTTCTCTCCGTCCGGGCAGCAGGCGCGGCGATCAATGGACGACTATCAAG GATCTACTCATGCTGCTACCGGCGTCGTGGCAAGAATATCTGATGGTGAGTTTGTGCTAGCTGCTGCAAGGGGATACGACAATATTCAAAATCCCCTGACAGCTGAAACACTCGCTTTTAGAGATGCAATTACTGAAGCAGTCAAAGAAGGATGGCAGCATGTCCATTTTGAAACAGCTTGTCAAATAGGTAGTGGAGAAGCTAAGGAAAATGCTAGTAACTTAGTTCCCCTTAAAGGCGACTGGTATTGTTTGGTTGTTCCTTCACCATATGATGCTTGA
- the LOC119355530 gene encoding uncharacterized protein LOC119355530 isoform X1, protein MPTPTCSLTRRRQPGSTFRSGKSRVRSQIAPWSARVGDSRGEPTSLKIRPASRRWAGPRLQIEQRCKRQPFALLFHVVHLSTSPDFSPSGQQARRSMDDYQAYDAGSTHAATGVVARISDGEFVLAAARGYDNIQNPLTAETLAFRDAITEAVKEGWQHVHFETACQIGSGEAKENASNLVPLKGDWYCLVVPSPYDA, encoded by the exons ATGCCCACTCCCACCTGCAGCCTGACTCGGAGACGTCAGCCAGGTTCTACTTTCCGTTCCGGTAAATCACGGGTCAGATCTCAGATCGCTCCTTGGTCGGCACGAGTTGGTGACTCCCGAGGTGAACCAAC ATCGCTGAAGATTCGCCCAGCTAGCCGGCGGTGGGCAGGCCCTCGTCTGCAGATCGAGCAGAGGTGCAAGCGGCAGCCCTTTGCCCTGCTCTTTCATGTTGTTCATCTTTCAACATCTCCGGATTTCTCTCCGTCCGGGCAGCAGGCGCGGCGATCAATGGACGACTATCAAG CCTATGATGCAGGATCTACTCATGCTGCTACCGGCGTCGTGGCAAGAATATCTGATGGTGAGTTTGTGCTAGCTGCTGCAAGGGGATACGACAATATTCAAAATCCCCTGACAGCTGAAACACTCGCTTTTAGAGATGCAATTACTGAAGCAGTCAAAGAAGGATGGCAGCATGTCCATTTTGAAACAGCTTGTCAAATAGGTAGTGGAGAAGCTAAGGAAAATGCTAGTAACTTAGTTCCCCTTAAAGGCGACTGGTATTGTTTGGTTGTTCCTTCACCATATGATGCTTGA